The Alicyclobacillus macrosporangiidus CPP55 genome segment CTCGACCGGAAGCCGAAGGCGCTCTCCGGCGGCCAGCGGCAGCGGGTGGCCTTGGGGCGGGCGATCGTCCGCGAGCCGGCGGTGTTCTTGATGGACGAACCGCTGTCCAACCTGGACGCCAAGCTGCGGGTGCAGATGCGGGCTGAGATCCGGAAGCTGCACCAGCGCATCCAGACGACGGTGATCTACGTCACCCACGACCAGACGGAGGCCATGACCATGGGGGATCGCATCGTGGTCATGCGTGACGGTGTCATTCAACAGGAAGCCACGCCTCAGGAGGTGTACAATCACCCCAAGAATATGTTCGTCGCGGGCTTCATCGGATCGCCGGCCATGAACTTCATCCGTGGAGAGCTGGCAGAGGAGGGTGGCAGCATCTACTTCCGCACCACGGGTATCTCCATCCGCCTGCCGGAAGGCCGCTATGCGGCGCTGCGCCAGGCCGGGGTGGTCGGCGGACCGGTGGTGTTGGGGGTGCGTCCGGAAGACCTGCACTCCGATGAGCTGACCCTGGAGACGTACCCGGACGCGGTGGTCAACACGCGGGTCGAGGTCGTCGAACACATGGGGTCTGAGCTGTACCTGCATGTGGACGCCTCCGGGCAGCCGCTGGTTGCGCGCGTCAGCGCCCGTTACGACATGCATCCCGGCACCCCGCTGCGACTGGCGATGGACCTGAACAAGCTCCACATCTTCAATCAGGAGACCGAGGAGGCTGTGCCGTTCGCCGCAGAGCCGGCGACCGTAAAATGAGCAGACCACGCGCTGTACCTGTCCATGAATTGGTTCGCGGGCTCGGGCTGACGGTGTTCAACCCGGATGCCAATCTGAACCGCCCCATCACGACGGTCGACATCAACCGGCCGGGCTTGGCCCTGGCCGGTTACCTCCGCTATCACGCGGCCGAACGGATTCAATTGCTTGGCCGCACCGAACTGTCCTTCTTGCGCGGCATGGACAGCCGCGAACAGGCCCTCCGGGTGTTCGCGTTCTGCTCCTACGAACAGACGCCGTGCGTCGTGGTCACCCGCGGCGAGGCGCCGCCGGAGTCGCTGCTGCGGGAGGCGTCCGGCCGCGGGCTGCCCGTGTTGGGCACGACGCACGTGACCACTCGGGCGGCGTCCGTCATCTCGACCTTCTTGGAGGAGCGGCTGGCCCCGGAGACCTTGGTGCACGGGGTGCTGGTCGACGTATACGGGATCGGGATCCTCATCACCGGATCGAGCGGTATTGGCAAGAGTGAGACGGCGCTGGAGCTGATCAAGCGCGGCCACCGGCTGGTGGCGGACGACGCGGTGATCATCCGGCAGGTTTCGGACAACACGCTCGTCGGCAGCGCACCGGCGCTGTTGCAATACCTGCTCGAGATCCGCGGGCTCGGGGTGCTCAACGCGATGACCCTGTTCGGGGCGGGGGCGGTCCGCACCCACAAGAAGCTGGCGATGGTGGTCCACCTGGAGGCGTGGCGGGACGACGTGGCGTACGACCGCCTTGGCATCGACGAGCAGACGGTGCGCATCCTCGACACGGATCTGCCGTCGTTGACCATTCCGGTGCGGCCCGGCCGCAACCTGGCCGTGATCATTGAGGTGGCGGCGATGAACCACCGCTTGAAGCGCATCGGGTTCAACGCAGCGCAGCAGTTCTCGGAACAGCTGGCCGACGCGATTGAGGAGCAGATGGATCCCGATTGACGCCGATCTGCGGCGTTTTTTGGTGGACTTCGTGTCAAATTCGCGAACGAAGCAGGATTTTGGCGGTCTTTGTCGAATTCTCTCCCTCGGCCGAAGTGCAGGTCGACGGGGGAGGGGTAGTTTGTGAGGCTGACATCCGCCAGCCCGGTTGCGGGGTTGGCACCTGCCAGCGGACAGGCGAGTTGGAGACAGAAACTCGGTGCACAGGCGAAGGAACAGTGGTCGGAGTGGAAGGCGTACTGGAAGGATCAGTGGCAGCGGGTATCGCATCCCCGTCTGGCCTTGGCGTCGGCTGCGGGCGCGGCGCTGTTGCTCGGCGGTTCGTACGCGGCGTTGGCGCATATCGGGACTACCCAGGCGTGGGCGCGGGTATACACGGACGGGACGTATGTCGGCATGGTTCCCAATGAACCGGACACAACTCAGGCCATGCAGCGGATTGCCCTTGGGTACCATGTGGACGTACGTTTTGCCCCGGTCCATACACATGTCGCGGCAGGCTACGATTGGGAGACGGTGGCATCCATGCCGACCGATGCCGTGGCCATCGCCTTGAATGGGAGGCCGTTGGTGTATACCCGGACCGCGGAGGACGCGAATCAGGTCCTGGAGACGGTGCGCGCGGCGTTGACGCCGGCGAAGCTGCCGGCTGACGCCCATGCGCGCTTCGTCGGGGACGTCGCGGTGGTGCCGGTGG includes the following:
- a CDS encoding ABC transporter ATP-binding protein, giving the protein MARVQLQHVWKKYNNDFVAVKDFNLDIQDKEFVVFVGPSGCGKTTTLRMIAGLEDITSGDLYIGDRRVNDVAPKDRDIAMVFQNYALYPHMTVYQNMAFGLKLRKMPKSEIDQRVRAAAKILDIEHLLDRKPKALSGGQRQRVALGRAIVREPAVFLMDEPLSNLDAKLRVQMRAEIRKLHQRIQTTVIYVTHDQTEAMTMGDRIVVMRDGVIQQEATPQEVYNHPKNMFVAGFIGSPAMNFIRGELAEEGGSIYFRTTGISIRLPEGRYAALRQAGVVGGPVVLGVRPEDLHSDELTLETYPDAVVNTRVEVVEHMGSELYLHVDASGQPLVARVSARYDMHPGTPLRLAMDLNKLHIFNQETEEAVPFAAEPATVK
- the hprK gene encoding HPr(Ser) kinase/phosphatase, giving the protein MSRPRAVPVHELVRGLGLTVFNPDANLNRPITTVDINRPGLALAGYLRYHAAERIQLLGRTELSFLRGMDSREQALRVFAFCSYEQTPCVVVTRGEAPPESLLREASGRGLPVLGTTHVTTRAASVISTFLEERLAPETLVHGVLVDVYGIGILITGSSGIGKSETALELIKRGHRLVADDAVIIRQVSDNTLVGSAPALLQYLLEIRGLGVLNAMTLFGAGAVRTHKKLAMVVHLEAWRDDVAYDRLGIDEQTVRILDTDLPSLTIPVRPGRNLAVIIEVAAMNHRLKRIGFNAAQQFSEQLADAIEEQMDPD